The following coding sequences are from one Zonotrichia albicollis isolate bZonAlb1 chromosome 13, bZonAlb1.hap1, whole genome shotgun sequence window:
- the SETD6 gene encoding N-lysine methyltransferase SETD6 isoform X1 has translation MCGAVAAPVRGPSAATEAPQPPEVHRAGHTGRETRGGPWIPQRGTTRSSEPSGRRSEAGPHRDGPRAPRAGGSGTRSHRCSPALSVPFWPPLARPRGAELRYAEGPDRDHVLAASWRRRPSGLSPCFHPQAAVDSGAQEKSSADPLSAFLAWCGRAGVELNPKVRLSREGAVAGYGMLAAEELQAGEVLFTIPRTALLSQHTTSIHALLQEAQESLQSQSGWVPLLLALLHEYTASSSHWQPYFSLWQDFRSLDHPMFWPQEERTRLLQGTGIPEAVDKDLANIQLEYNSIILPFMETHPDIFDPKLHTLELYKELVAFVMAYSFQEPLEEEEEDEKGPNPPMMVPVADILNHVANHNANLEYSPHCLRMVTTQPVRKGQEIFNTYGQMANWQLLHMYGFAEPYPGNSHDTADIQMVTLRRAALQRAKSEAQQQLVSEQWDFLCQLEMVGEEGAFVLGWNEVLTEEELSMTLKVLCMSEEEFKEYKEQDGWEDDSDEEENSTLSNEALSRLKSPCKKLLYDSVLLTLESYGADLKAEQDLLNNKEAYEKLSRREQQALHVRYGQKRILHQLLELVQ, from the exons ATGTGTGGAGCTGTGGCCGCACCGGTACGCGGCCCCTCGGCAGCCACGGAGGCACCGCAGCCCCCCGAGGTGCACCGGGCCGGACACACCGGCAGAGAGACACGCGGTGGTCCCTGGATCCCGCAGAGAGGCACCACACGGAGCTCAGAGCCTTCAGGGAGGCGCTCGGAGGCCGGGCCCCACAGAGACGGACCGCGAGCCCCCCGGGCAGGAGGCTCCGGGACGCGTTCCCACcgctgctccccagccctttCTGTCCCTTTTTGGCCGCCGTTAGCCCGGCCCAGGGGGGCGGAGCTCCGCTACGCGGAAGGGCCCGACCGGGACCACGTGTTGGCAGCGTCATGGCGTCGGCGCCCAAGCGGTTTAAG CCCATGCTTCCATCCACAGGCGGCGGTCGACAGCGGCGCCCAGGAGAAGAGTAGTGCCGACCCCCTCTCCGCGTTCCTGGCGTGGTGCGGACGGGCCGGGGTGGAGCTGAACCCCAAG GTGCGCCTGAGCAGGGAGGGCGCGGTGGCGGGGTACGGGATGCTGGCTGCCGAGGAGCTGCAGGCGGGAGAGGTGCTGTTCACCATCCCTCGCACGGCGCTGCTGTCCCAGCACACCACCTCCATCCACGCACTCCTGCAGGAAG CCCAGGAATCCCTGCAGAGCCAGTCTGGTTGGGTCCCTCTCCTGCTGGCCTTGCTCCACGAGtacacagccagcagctcccactggcAGCCGTACTTCTCCCTCTGGCAGGACTTCAGGAGCCTGGACCACCCCATGTTCTG GCCCCAAGAAGAGCGAACAAGgctcctgcagggcacaggcatTCCAGAAGCTGTGGACAAGGATCTAGCTAACATCCAGCTGGAGTACAACTCCATCATCTTGCCTTTCATGGAGACCCACCCTGACATCTTTGACCCCAAACTGCACACTCTGGAGTTGTATAAGGAGCTGGTGGCATTTGTCATGGCTTACAG CTTTCAGGAACctttggaggaggaggaagaagatgagAAGGGGCCCAATCCTCCCATGATGGTGCCTGTAGCAGATATTTTGAATCATGTGGCCAACCACAATGCCAACCTGGAATACTCTCCT CACTGTCTGAGGATGGTTACAACCCAGCCTGTGAGGAAAGGACAGGAGATCTTCAACACCTATGGGCAGATGGCCAactggcagctgctgcacatgtaCGGCTTCGCAGAGCCCTACCCGGGCAACAGCCACGACACGGCCGACATCCAGATGGTGACACTGCGCAGGGCGGCGCTGCAGC GAGCCAAAAGTGAAGCGCAGCAGCAGCTGGTCTCAGAGCAGTGGGACTTCTTGTGCCAGCTGGAGATGGTGGGGGAGGAAGGTGCCTTTGTACTTGGCTGGAATGAGGTGCTGACAGAGGAAGAGCTGTCCATGACCCTCAAG GTGCTCTGCATGTCAGAAGAGGAATTCAAGGAGTATAAGGAGCAAGATGGCTGGGAAGATGACAGTGACGAAGAGGAAAACTCTACCCTTTCAAATGAGGCCCTCTCCAGACTTAAAAGCCCTTGCAAGAAGCTCCTTTATGACAGTGTGCTGCTGACCCTGGAGTCCTATGGGGCAGACCTGAAAGCAGAGCAGGACTTGCTAAACAACAAGGAGGCTTATGAGAAACTGAGCcgaagggagcagcaggcgctGCACGTGCGCTATGGACAGAAGAGGATCCTGCACCAGCTGCTAGAGCTGGTACAATAA
- the SETD6 gene encoding N-lysine methyltransferase SETD6 isoform X2, with the protein MASAPKRFKAAVDSGAQEKSSADPLSAFLAWCGRAGVELNPKVRLSREGAVAGYGMLAAEELQAGEVLFTIPRTALLSQHTTSIHALLQEAQESLQSQSGWVPLLLALLHEYTASSSHWQPYFSLWQDFRSLDHPMFWPQEERTRLLQGTGIPEAVDKDLANIQLEYNSIILPFMETHPDIFDPKLHTLELYKELVAFVMAYSFQEPLEEEEEDEKGPNPPMMVPVADILNHVANHNANLEYSPHCLRMVTTQPVRKGQEIFNTYGQMANWQLLHMYGFAEPYPGNSHDTADIQMVTLRRAALQRAKSEAQQQLVSEQWDFLCQLEMVGEEGAFVLGWNEVLTEEELSMTLKVLCMSEEEFKEYKEQDGWEDDSDEEENSTLSNEALSRLKSPCKKLLYDSVLLTLESYGADLKAEQDLLNNKEAYEKLSRREQQALHVRYGQKRILHQLLELVQ; encoded by the exons ATGGCGTCGGCGCCCAAGCGGTTTAAG GCGGCGGTCGACAGCGGCGCCCAGGAGAAGAGTAGTGCCGACCCCCTCTCCGCGTTCCTGGCGTGGTGCGGACGGGCCGGGGTGGAGCTGAACCCCAAG GTGCGCCTGAGCAGGGAGGGCGCGGTGGCGGGGTACGGGATGCTGGCTGCCGAGGAGCTGCAGGCGGGAGAGGTGCTGTTCACCATCCCTCGCACGGCGCTGCTGTCCCAGCACACCACCTCCATCCACGCACTCCTGCAGGAAG CCCAGGAATCCCTGCAGAGCCAGTCTGGTTGGGTCCCTCTCCTGCTGGCCTTGCTCCACGAGtacacagccagcagctcccactggcAGCCGTACTTCTCCCTCTGGCAGGACTTCAGGAGCCTGGACCACCCCATGTTCTG GCCCCAAGAAGAGCGAACAAGgctcctgcagggcacaggcatTCCAGAAGCTGTGGACAAGGATCTAGCTAACATCCAGCTGGAGTACAACTCCATCATCTTGCCTTTCATGGAGACCCACCCTGACATCTTTGACCCCAAACTGCACACTCTGGAGTTGTATAAGGAGCTGGTGGCATTTGTCATGGCTTACAG CTTTCAGGAACctttggaggaggaggaagaagatgagAAGGGGCCCAATCCTCCCATGATGGTGCCTGTAGCAGATATTTTGAATCATGTGGCCAACCACAATGCCAACCTGGAATACTCTCCT CACTGTCTGAGGATGGTTACAACCCAGCCTGTGAGGAAAGGACAGGAGATCTTCAACACCTATGGGCAGATGGCCAactggcagctgctgcacatgtaCGGCTTCGCAGAGCCCTACCCGGGCAACAGCCACGACACGGCCGACATCCAGATGGTGACACTGCGCAGGGCGGCGCTGCAGC GAGCCAAAAGTGAAGCGCAGCAGCAGCTGGTCTCAGAGCAGTGGGACTTCTTGTGCCAGCTGGAGATGGTGGGGGAGGAAGGTGCCTTTGTACTTGGCTGGAATGAGGTGCTGACAGAGGAAGAGCTGTCCATGACCCTCAAG GTGCTCTGCATGTCAGAAGAGGAATTCAAGGAGTATAAGGAGCAAGATGGCTGGGAAGATGACAGTGACGAAGAGGAAAACTCTACCCTTTCAAATGAGGCCCTCTCCAGACTTAAAAGCCCTTGCAAGAAGCTCCTTTATGACAGTGTGCTGCTGACCCTGGAGTCCTATGGGGCAGACCTGAAAGCAGAGCAGGACTTGCTAAACAACAAGGAGGCTTATGAGAAACTGAGCcgaagggagcagcaggcgctGCACGTGCGCTATGGACAGAAGAGGATCCTGCACCAGCTGCTAGAGCTGGTACAATAA